Proteins from a single region of Haloarcula laminariae:
- a CDS encoding lipopolysaccharide biosynthesis protein, whose translation MSGRLDRLLKWIVPSGSVLQRAVKSGVWVGITKVAMRSSQMIMLVVLARLLSPAQFGLMGISLLMLSGTRKFTRFGLDAALIQKEDSNVDSYLNTTWCLEVGRGLLLFGILFTAAPFAATQFGEPSAAPLIRTLGLVPLVHGLRNPAVVYFEKDLAFHKSFLYKASGGLAQLVVGIGYALYSPTVWALVFASLAKPAARTTVSYLLDDFRPRPFPKLGAAKELIQFGKWMTGGSILGFIASEGDDAFVGWFLSATALGFYQYAYRMADMPATQLSGVLSQVTFPAYSAIQRDLGEVRQAVLQTTRLTAFFAFPMAFGIALVAPSFVPVVLGEQWLPMVTAMQILAFYGLFHAVTRNFGELWKSQGRPDLQVKLGLVRIATLALAIWPAASLWGIEGVALVVTGVYLVPMVPLDVHVTAKMLETTSMEIYREFVYPLVAAATMFGSLRYVRSVTEWSPMVELAVLVPAGVLVYAAVSMLFEQQFEWGIGRIFGMVIQGIK comes from the coding sequence ATGAGCGGCCGACTCGACCGACTGCTCAAGTGGATCGTACCGTCCGGGTCAGTGCTGCAGCGAGCGGTCAAGAGCGGCGTGTGGGTCGGCATCACGAAGGTCGCGATGCGCTCGTCCCAGATGATAATGCTCGTCGTCCTCGCCCGGCTGCTGTCGCCGGCCCAGTTCGGACTGATGGGCATCAGCCTGCTGATGCTCTCGGGGACGCGGAAGTTCACCCGCTTCGGCCTCGACGCGGCGCTCATCCAGAAGGAGGATTCGAACGTCGACAGCTACCTCAACACCACCTGGTGTCTGGAAGTCGGCCGGGGGCTGTTGCTGTTCGGCATCCTCTTTACGGCGGCGCCGTTCGCCGCGACGCAGTTCGGCGAGCCGAGCGCGGCGCCGCTCATCCGCACGCTCGGGCTCGTCCCGCTGGTTCACGGGCTCCGCAACCCCGCCGTGGTCTACTTCGAGAAGGACCTCGCCTTCCACAAGAGCTTCCTGTACAAGGCAAGCGGCGGGCTCGCCCAGCTCGTCGTCGGCATCGGCTACGCGCTGTACTCGCCGACGGTGTGGGCGCTGGTGTTCGCGTCGCTGGCGAAGCCGGCGGCCAGGACGACCGTCTCGTATCTCCTCGACGACTTCCGACCGCGCCCGTTCCCCAAACTCGGGGCGGCCAAGGAGCTCATCCAGTTCGGAAAGTGGATGACCGGCGGCTCGATCCTGGGCTTTATCGCCAGCGAGGGGGACGACGCCTTCGTCGGCTGGTTCCTCTCGGCGACGGCGCTCGGTTTCTACCAGTACGCCTACCGGATGGCGGACATGCCCGCGACGCAGCTCTCGGGCGTGCTCTCGCAGGTGACGTTCCCGGCGTACTCGGCGATACAGCGGGACCTCGGCGAGGTCAGACAGGCGGTGCTACAGACGACACGGCTGACCGCGTTCTTCGCGTTCCCGATGGCTTTCGGCATCGCGCTGGTCGCGCCGAGTTTCGTCCCCGTCGTCCTGGGCGAGCAGTGGCTCCCGATGGTGACCGCGATGCAGATACTGGCCTTCTATGGCCTGTTCCACGCCGTCACGCGCAACTTCGGCGAGCTGTGGAAGTCCCAGGGCCGCCCGGACCTCCAGGTCAAACTCGGGCTGGTCCGTATCGCCACTCTCGCGCTCGCTATCTGGCCCGCGGCGTCGCTGTGGGGCATCGAAGGCGTCGCGCTGGTGGTCACCGGCGTCTACCTGGTCCCGATGGTCCCCCTCGACGTCCACGTCACGGCGAAGATGCTGGAGACGACCTCGATGGAGATATACCGCGAGTTCGTCTACCCGCTGGTCGCCGCCGCCACGATGTTCGGGAGTCTCCGGTACGTCCGGTCGGTGACGGAGTGGTCGCCGATGGTCGAACTCGCCGTCCTCGTTCCGGCCGGCGTGCTCGTCTACGCCGCCGTGTCGATGCTGTTCGAACAGCAGTTCGAGTGGGGTATCGGCCGGATTTTCGGGATGGTGATACAGGGCATCAAGTGA
- a CDS encoding ATP-grasp domain-containing protein: MATVLVTGVGGASGIGAVRALRETTAHDIVGVDMDADAAGLYLADAGRAIPPADADDWGPALRAVVDDYGVDVVVPTVDEELPELDALPDDVPAVAPRPGVIETALDKYATYRALDAAGHDLPRTWLASEAAAVPEDAYPLIRKPRRGRGSRGIEQVGTPADLERSLRETERPAGQVLLQEFVEGTEFTTSVVSTADDRLLSVVPKEAIEKRGSTVKGVTRDQAAVREACRDIAATLSPSGPMNVQQIVADDGTPYTIEINPRFSSTACLTVEAGVNELDLLIRDALGEPVAAPDGYDAGVYFLRYDTHVFVEGDQYRSHAGES, encoded by the coding sequence ATGGCGACGGTTCTCGTCACCGGTGTCGGCGGCGCGAGTGGTATCGGCGCTGTCCGGGCGCTCCGCGAGACCACGGCACACGATATCGTCGGGGTAGATATGGACGCCGACGCGGCGGGCCTGTATCTCGCTGACGCCGGGCGAGCGATACCGCCCGCTGACGCCGACGACTGGGGCCCCGCGCTCCGGGCTGTCGTCGACGACTACGGCGTCGACGTCGTCGTCCCGACCGTCGACGAGGAGCTGCCCGAACTCGACGCGCTCCCCGACGACGTGCCCGCGGTCGCGCCGCGACCGGGCGTTATCGAGACCGCGCTCGACAAGTACGCGACCTACCGGGCGCTCGACGCCGCCGGCCACGACCTGCCCCGGACCTGGCTCGCCAGCGAGGCGGCCGCGGTCCCCGAGGACGCCTATCCGCTCATCCGCAAGCCCCGGCGGGGGCGCGGGAGCCGCGGTATCGAGCAGGTCGGGACGCCCGCCGACCTGGAGCGGTCGCTACGCGAGACCGAACGGCCGGCAGGTCAGGTGTTGCTCCAGGAGTTCGTCGAGGGGACGGAGTTCACCACCAGCGTCGTCTCGACGGCCGACGACCGGCTGCTGAGCGTCGTCCCGAAGGAGGCAATCGAGAAGCGGGGGTCGACGGTGAAAGGCGTCACCCGGGACCAGGCGGCCGTCCGCGAGGCCTGCCGCGACATCGCCGCGACGCTCTCGCCGTCCGGGCCGATGAACGTCCAGCAGATAGTCGCCGACGACGGGACGCCCTACACCATCGAGATAAACCCCCGCTTCTCCTCGACGGCGTGTCTCACGGTCGAGGCGGGGGTCAACGAGCTCGACCTCCTGATTCGTGACGCGCTCGGCGAGCCGGTCGCCGCTCCCGACGGGTACGACGCGGGGGTGTACTTCCTGCGCTACGACACCCACGTCTTCGTCGAGGGCGACCAGTACCGCTCGCACGCCGGGGAGTCCTGA
- a CDS encoding PIG-L deacetylase family protein, whose protein sequence is MKVAAIGAHPDDIEIGAGASIAVHRNRGDAVRFIILTKGGKVAERDQRRAEAERAAEILNVDDVHFLDYEDTKVPYNQSTVDELEAKLADIDPDRVYIHAEEDTHQDHRRAAKASITASRDVNQVLAFEAPSTRSSFAPQYYNSVPEAVIEGKIEAIRSHKSQQEKKYLEAEAMKGLARFRGRQANSTYAEAFQVIRINNMYKSNFKDMP, encoded by the coding sequence ATGAAAGTAGCTGCTATCGGGGCACATCCCGATGACATCGAGATCGGGGCCGGCGCCTCGATCGCCGTGCATCGGAACCGCGGCGACGCCGTCCGGTTCATCATCCTGACGAAAGGCGGGAAGGTCGCCGAGCGCGACCAGCGCCGCGCCGAGGCCGAACGAGCGGCGGAGATACTGAACGTCGACGACGTCCACTTTCTGGACTACGAGGACACGAAGGTCCCGTACAACCAGTCGACGGTCGACGAACTGGAGGCCAAGCTCGCGGACATCGACCCGGACCGGGTGTACATTCACGCCGAGGAGGACACCCACCAGGACCACCGGCGGGCGGCGAAGGCCTCCATCACGGCGTCCAGAGACGTCAATCAGGTCCTCGCCTTCGAGGCGCCCTCGACGCGGTCCTCCTTCGCGCCCCAGTACTACAACTCGGTCCCGGAGGCAGTCATCGAGGGGAAGATAGAGGCCATCCGCTCACACAAGTCCCAGCAGGAGAAGAAGTACCTCGAAGCGGAGGCGATGAAGGGGCTGGCGCGGTTCCGGGGGCGCCAGGCGAACTCGACGTACGCCGAGGCGTTCCAGGTCATCCGCATCAACAACATGTACAAGTCAAACTTCAAGGACATGCCCTGA
- a CDS encoding glycosyltransferase — MSGTTETAGPVTADPAPDRHVAFFTPAPDFGGAQRVTVNIANSLASRGHDVDLVAGDLEGEFVSLIGDAVDTVELRVPEVPAAGILAAVPRLVSYLDECRPDVLFASRTHTNLAAVAAGRLTDADVHVAVTEHSPFTHLPTRKDRLTAAIAARVYPYADDVIGVSEGVAGTVVEHTGLDPAGTTVLNNPVDIEAIRSGAEEPADHEWLHDPELEPIVAVGRLKESKDFGTLLRAFATVHERRPATRLVIVGKGTARDRLEGLAEELGVADSVAFTGYTDNPYAYMARSAVFAMPSKVEGLPTVLIEALVCGCSIVSTDCQYGPREILEDGRYGRLTPVGDAERMADSICDALADPTPPERCRERARHFSMTAGADRYESYIHAAAGD, encoded by the coding sequence ATGAGCGGCACGACAGAAACAGCGGGGCCGGTCACCGCTGACCCGGCCCCCGACCGACACGTCGCCTTCTTCACGCCCGCGCCGGATTTCGGGGGCGCACAGCGGGTGACGGTCAACATCGCCAACAGCCTCGCGTCCCGCGGCCACGACGTCGACCTCGTCGCGGGCGACCTGGAGGGCGAGTTCGTCTCGCTCATCGGCGACGCGGTCGACACCGTCGAGCTGCGCGTCCCCGAGGTGCCGGCCGCGGGTATCCTCGCCGCGGTCCCGCGGCTGGTGTCGTACCTCGACGAGTGCCGGCCCGACGTACTGTTTGCCAGTCGGACCCACACCAACCTCGCAGCCGTCGCCGCGGGTCGGCTGACCGACGCGGACGTCCACGTGGCGGTCACGGAACACAGCCCCTTCACCCACCTACCCACGCGGAAAGACCGGCTCACGGCGGCGATTGCGGCCCGCGTCTACCCGTACGCCGACGACGTCATCGGCGTCTCCGAGGGCGTCGCCGGGACGGTGGTCGAACACACCGGCCTGGACCCGGCGGGGACGACGGTGCTCAACAACCCCGTCGACATCGAGGCCATCCGGTCGGGAGCCGAGGAACCGGCCGACCACGAGTGGTTGCACGACCCGGAGTTAGAGCCCATCGTCGCCGTCGGCCGGCTGAAGGAATCGAAGGACTTCGGGACGCTGCTGCGGGCGTTCGCGACGGTCCACGAGCGCCGCCCTGCCACGCGGCTCGTCATCGTCGGCAAGGGGACCGCACGCGACCGCCTGGAGGGCCTGGCCGAGGAACTCGGCGTCGCTGACTCGGTGGCGTTCACCGGCTACACCGACAACCCCTACGCGTACATGGCGCGGTCTGCCGTGTTCGCCATGCCATCGAAAGTCGAAGGGCTCCCGACGGTGCTCATCGAGGCTCTCGTGTGTGGCTGCTCCATCGTCTCGACGGACTGCCAGTACGGGCCGCGGGAGATTCTCGAAGACGGCCGGTACGGGCGGCTCACGCCGGTCGGCGACGCCGAGCGGATGGCCGATTCGATTTGCGACGCGCTCGCGGACCCGACGCCGCCCGAGCGGTGCCGCGAGCGCGCCCGTCACTTCTCGATGACCGCCGGCGCCGACAGATACGAGTCGTACATCCACGCCGCCGCCGGCGACTGA
- a CDS encoding HAD family hydrolase, which translates to MGGSTVRAVAFDLDGTLFDDRQYARAGLINAGGELRRRTGVALTEELLSAYFRDGHREATFDVVLSAAGLADDHVPALVSAYHDNDAPLVPYRDAAGTLETLADDYRLGVITGGTNGREKLSRLGLDGPVEEVIVTAERADSKRAPEPFVEMAERLGVPERSMAVVGDRPGLDFPQPNRLGMPTVRVMRGRYADAVARNGATPDAAVESLDAVPEVLARFDGQ; encoded by the coding sequence ATGGGTGGCAGTACGGTCCGCGCCGTCGCGTTCGACCTCGACGGCACGCTGTTCGACGACCGCCAGTACGCCAGAGCGGGCCTGATAAACGCCGGCGGGGAGCTACGACGCCGCACCGGCGTCGCCCTCACCGAGGAGCTGCTCTCGGCGTACTTCAGGGACGGCCACCGCGAGGCGACGTTCGACGTCGTGCTCTCGGCCGCCGGACTCGCCGACGACCACGTCCCCGCGCTCGTCAGTGCCTACCACGACAACGACGCGCCGCTCGTCCCGTATCGGGACGCCGCAGGGACGCTCGAAACGCTGGCAGACGACTACCGTCTCGGCGTCATCACCGGCGGCACGAACGGTCGCGAGAAGCTCTCTCGACTGGGTCTGGACGGCCCCGTCGAGGAGGTCATCGTCACTGCTGAGCGCGCTGACTCGAAGCGGGCGCCGGAACCGTTCGTCGAGATGGCCGAGCGCCTGGGCGTTCCCGAGCGGTCGATGGCGGTCGTCGGCGACCGACCGGGGCTCGATTTCCCCCAGCCGAACCGGCTGGGGATGCCGACAGTCCGGGTCATGCGCGGCCGGTACGCGGACGCCGTCGCACGGAATGGGGCCACGCCCGACGCCGCCGTCGAATCGCTGGATGCGGTCCCCGAGGTGCTCGCTCGGTTCGACGGCCAGTGA